In Pelodiscus sinensis isolate JC-2024 chromosome 2, ASM4963464v1, whole genome shotgun sequence, the following proteins share a genomic window:
- the POLR1F gene encoding DNA-directed RNA polymerase I subunit RPA43, producing the protein MAATVEPPDSAAQPLPCPEIPSFAAACRLVRSRYSCLVVAPHRRHIALSPRYLHRKRTGIRDQLDAELLRYSESLNGVPVAYDHIRVVGELGDIYDDQGFIHFNIEADFVIFTPKKGKKLVGVINKVAPSHIGCLIHGCFNASIPKPNQMSAVEWQDLGLKTGDKLEFEVLHLDSDAAGVFFIRGRLNKDSVHPKYPETVPADTNSRDEIPKKKLKRARKNSELENDTEPTDNADTTVVEDAEENGPDTVNGYYDKKPKKKKHKQEEQKSVFYESDCSGYPSDHKKVKKKKRKHCDIDEESELSQLSQEPKAKKRRKLQMD; encoded by the exons ATGGCGGCGACCGTGGAGCCACCGGACTCGGCCGCCCAGCCGCTGCCCTGCCCGGAGATCCCGTCCTTCGCCGCTGCCTGCCGCCTGGTGCGGAGCCGCTACTCCTGCCTGGTGGTGGCGCCGCATCGGAGGCACATCGCGCTGTCGCCGCGGTACCTGCACCGGAAACGCACCGGGATCCGCGACCAGCTGGACGCCGAGCTGCTGAGATACTCGGAGAG CCTCAACGGTGTGCCAGTGGCTTATGATCATATCAGAGTAGTGGGGGAATTGGGTGACATCTATGATGACCAAGGATTCATCCATTTTAACATTGAAGCAGATTTTGTCATTTTCACGCCGAAGAAAGGGAAAAAGCTTGTG ggtGTGATCAATAAAGTGGCCCCTAGCCATATTGGCTGTCTGATACATGGGTGTTTCAATGCTTCCATCCCTAAACCTAATCAAATGTCAGCTGTAGAGTGGCAAGATCTTGGGTTAAAAACAGGAGATAAGCTGGAATTTGAAGTATTGCATTTAGATTCTGATGCTGCTGGAGTGTTTTTCATTCGGGGAAGACTGAATAAAGACAG TGTGCATCCTAAATATCCTGAAACAGTACCTGCAGATACAAACAGCAGAGATGAAATACCAAAGAAAAAACTTAAAAGAGCAAGAAAGAATTCTGAGTTGGAAAATGACACAGAGCCTACAGACAATGCAGATACTACTGTGGTGGAAGATGCAGAGGAGAATGGTCCTGATACAGTAAATGGATATTATGATAAAAagccaaagaagaaaaaacataaGCAGGAAGAGCAGAAATCTGTATTTTATGAAAGTGACTGTAGTGGTTATCCAAGTGACcataaaaaggttaagaaaaagaaaagaaaacattgtGATATAGATGAAGAGAGCGAATTGTCTCAATTGTCACAAGAACCCAAAGCCAAAAAGAGAAGGAAATTACAAATGGACTGA